One genomic segment of Manis pentadactyla isolate mManPen7 chromosome 1, mManPen7.hap1, whole genome shotgun sequence includes these proteins:
- the AGTR1 gene encoding type-1 angiotensin II receptor, which produces MILNSTTEDGIKRIQDDCPKAGRHNYIFVMIPTLYSIIFVVGIFGNSLVVIVIYFYMKLKSVASVFLLNLALADLCFLLTLPLWAVYTAMEYRWPFGNYLCKIASGSVSFNLYASVFLLTCLSIDRYLAIVHPMKSRLRRTMLVAKITCIFIWLLAGLASLPTIIHRNVFFIENTNITVCAFHYESQNSTLPIGLGLTKNILGFLFPFLIILTSYTLIWKTLKKAYEIQKNKPRNDDIFKIIMAIVLFFFFSWVPHQIFTFLDVLIQLGIIHDCKISDIVDTAMPITICIAYFNNCLNPLFYGFLGKKFKKYFLQLLKYIPPKAKSHSSLSTKMSTLSYRPSDNGSSSTKKPTLCTEVE; this is translated from the coding sequence ATGATCCTCAACTCTACCACTGAAGATGGTATTAAAAGAATCCAAGATGACTGTCCCAAAGCTGGAAGGCACAATTACATATTTGTCATGATCCCTACTTTATACAGTATCATCTTTGTGGTGGGAATATTTGGAAACAGTTTAGTGGTGATTGTCATTTACTTTTACATGAAACTGAAGAGTGTGGCCagtgtttttcttttgaatttagcACTGGCTGACTTATGCTTTTTACTGACTTTGCCACTATGGGCTGTCTACACCGCTATGGAATACCGCTGGCCCTTTGGTAATTACCTATGTAAGATTGCTTCAGGCAGCGTCAGTTTCAACCTCTATGCCAGTGTGTTTCTACTCACTTGTCTAAGCATTGATCGCTACCTGGCTATTGTTCACCCAATGAAGTCCCGCCTTCGGCGTACAATGCTTGTAGCCAAAATCACCTGCATCTTTATTTGGCTGCTGGCTGGCTTGGCTAGTTTGCCAACTATAATCCACCGAAATGTGTTTTTCATTGAGAACACCAATATCACAGTTTGTGCTTTCCATTACGAATCCCAAAATTCAACCCTCCCCATAGGGCTGGGCCTAACCAAGAATATACTGggtttcttgtttccttttctgaTCATTCTTACAAGTTATACTCTTATTTGGAAGACATTAAAGAAGGCTTATGAAATTCAGAAGAACAAGCCAAGAAATGATGATATTTTCAAGATAATTATGGCaattgtgcttttctttttcttttcctgggtTCCCCACCAAATATTCACTTTTCTGGATGTATTGATTCAGCTGGGCATTATACATGACTGTAAAATCTCAGATATTGTTGACACCGCCATGCCCATCACTATTTGCATAGCTTATTTCAACAATTGCCTGAATCCGCTCTTTTATGGCTTTCtggggaaaaaatttaaaaaatattttctccagctTCTGAAATACATTCCCCCAAAGGCCAAATCCCACTCAAGCCTATCAACAAAAATGAGCACACTTTCCTACCGCCCCTCAGATAACGGAAGCTCCTCCACCAAGAAGCCCACCTTATGCACTGAGGTTGAGTGA